One genomic region from Fictibacillus marinisediminis encodes:
- a CDS encoding metal-dependent hydrolase, with protein sequence MKLTFHGQSAVEIQTEKHSIWIDPFIKGNDTAVVDIEDVKPDVILLTHGHNDHAGDAEEIARKNNSLIVAPFELAEYFGTKGLNVHPMHIGGGHQFEWGHVKWTQAFHGSSFTEEDGTVVYTGMPAGVLFSAEGKTIYHAGDTALFSDMKLIGERNNVDVAFLPIGDNFTMGPEDAATAAEWVNAKLTVPIHYNTFPLIEQDADQFVSSLKVEGKVLKPGESIER encoded by the coding sequence ATGAAGCTGACTTTTCACGGACAATCTGCGGTAGAGATCCAGACCGAAAAACATTCCATCTGGATTGATCCTTTTATTAAAGGCAATGATACTGCTGTGGTGGATATTGAGGATGTAAAGCCGGATGTCATCCTGCTGACACATGGCCACAATGACCATGCAGGCGATGCGGAAGAAATCGCAAGAAAGAATAACAGTCTAATTGTTGCCCCATTTGAACTGGCTGAATATTTTGGAACCAAGGGGCTGAACGTCCATCCGATGCACATCGGAGGCGGCCATCAATTTGAGTGGGGCCACGTGAAATGGACCCAGGCTTTCCACGGCTCCAGCTTTACGGAAGAAGACGGCACGGTCGTATACACCGGGATGCCTGCAGGTGTTCTGTTTTCTGCTGAAGGAAAGACCATCTATCATGCAGGTGACACAGCTTTATTTTCGGATATGAAGCTGATTGGTGAGAGAAATAATGTTGATGTGGCGTTTTTGCCGATCGGTGACAATTTTACGATGGGGCCGGAAGACGCTGCCACGGCTGCTGAATGGGTGAACGCCAAGCTTACGGTGCCTATCCATTATAATACGTTCCCACTCATCGAGCAGGATGCGGATCAGTTTGTATCTTCTTTAAAAGTGGAAGGTAAAGTTCTGAAACCGGGTGAATCCATCGAAAGATAG
- a CDS encoding M24 family metallopeptidase yields the protein MMQKIEALSTWLKEQNIQGAFVTSTANVYYLSGFRCFPHERLLGVFVFQDKEPILVCPGMEELQARNAGWKHEIIGFSDTDNPWEMLSERITDRGITSVDSIAVEKEHLSYHRGMQLLNLFPNASLVSVEHELNAMRLIKSEDEISILREAARLADFGVETGIAAIGKGVTELELVATVEYALKKKGAAEMSFSTTILAGEKSAMPHGNPGMKEIQPGDFVLFDLGVVVDGYCSDITRTVAYQSVSEKQKEIYEIVKKAQQASLDLSKPGTRVGDLDLAARKVIEDAGYGQHFPHRIGHGLGLDVHEHPSMNEKNNDKLTKGMVYTIEPGIYLPEVGGVRIEDDVYITENGHECLTQFTKELVIVK from the coding sequence ATCATGCAAAAAATTGAAGCACTCTCAACTTGGCTGAAAGAACAAAATATTCAAGGGGCTTTTGTTACGTCAACGGCCAATGTTTACTATTTGTCCGGTTTTCGGTGTTTTCCTCACGAGCGCCTTCTGGGAGTTTTTGTTTTCCAGGACAAAGAACCAATTCTTGTCTGTCCCGGAATGGAAGAGCTGCAGGCAAGAAACGCCGGATGGAAGCATGAGATCATCGGTTTCTCTGATACCGACAACCCTTGGGAAATGCTGTCTGAACGAATCACAGACCGCGGTATTACTTCAGTGGATTCGATCGCCGTAGAAAAGGAACACCTTTCTTATCATCGCGGCATGCAGCTGTTGAACCTGTTCCCTAATGCATCCCTCGTTTCAGTGGAGCATGAACTGAATGCCATGCGGCTGATCAAAAGCGAAGACGAAATCTCTATTCTTCGTGAAGCAGCCCGCCTAGCAGATTTTGGAGTAGAAACGGGCATTGCTGCTATCGGAAAAGGCGTTACTGAGCTTGAACTCGTTGCTACCGTGGAGTACGCACTTAAGAAAAAGGGAGCAGCAGAAATGTCGTTTTCTACCACCATTCTGGCAGGGGAAAAATCGGCCATGCCTCACGGAAACCCTGGAATGAAAGAGATCCAGCCCGGGGATTTTGTCTTGTTTGATCTTGGTGTAGTCGTGGACGGATATTGTTCAGATATTACAAGAACAGTCGCTTATCAGTCTGTTTCTGAAAAGCAAAAAGAAATTTATGAAATCGTTAAGAAAGCACAGCAGGCATCTCTTGATCTCAGTAAACCCGGCACCCGTGTCGGAGATCTCGACCTTGCTGCAAGAAAAGTGATTGAAGATGCCGGCTATGGCCAACATTTCCCGCATCGCATCGGACACGGCCTTGGTCTTGATGTTCATGAGCATCCTTCCATGAACGAAAAAAATAACGATAAGCTGACCAAAGGCATGGTCTACACAATCGAACCAGGGATTTACCTCCCAGAAGTTGGCGGCGTCCGAATTGAAGATGATGTGTATATCACTGAAAACGGCCATGAGTGCCTCACTCAGTTTACGAAAGAACTGGTAATCGTTAAATAA